A window from Equus caballus isolate H_3958 breed thoroughbred chromosome 8, TB-T2T, whole genome shotgun sequence encodes these proteins:
- the LOC100057342 gene encoding serpin B3: protein MNSLSEANTHFALDLFQQFKKSEKGNIFYSPLSITSALAMMYLGAQGNTALQMGKVLHFNDVTDNTRGSPTTAQVEKLGNVHHQFQKLLTELKKPTDAYELSIANRLYGEKKFQFLQEYMDKVKKFYLASVESADFGNAAEESRKKINSWVESQTNGKIKDLFPDGSLSSAILVLVNAVYFKGQWDKKFDKKRTVEEKFWLNKDTSKSVQMMRQTSFFNFTEVEDMQAKILEVPYNGKDLSMMLLLPNEVDGLKKLEDKLTTEKLIEWTSSQNMRESLVNLHLPRFKVEESYDLKDTMISLGMLDAFSPQDADFSGMTGSRGLVVSKILHKSFVEVNEEGTEAAAATGIVTKLSSPPIYSFHCDHPFLFFIKHNKTNSILFLGRVSSP from the exons ATGAATTCACTCAGTGAAGCAAACACCCACTTCGCACTTGATCTGTTCCAACAGTTCAAAAAATCAGAGAAGGGCAACATCTTCTATTCCCCTCTCAGCATCACATCAGCGTTAGCCATGATGTACTTAGGGGCCCAAGGAAACACTGCGCTCCAAATGGGCAAG GTCCTTCACTTTAATGATGTCACAGACAACACAAGAGGAAGCCCTACAACAGCTCAG GTTGAAAAGTTGGGAAATGTACATCACCAATTTCAAAAGCTTCTGACTGAGCTAAAGAAACCCACTGATGCCTATGAGCTGAGCATCGCCAACAGGCTCTATGGAGAAAAGAAGTTCCAGTTTCTTCAG GAATACATggataaagttaaaaaattttacctCGCCAGCGTGGAATCTGCTGATTTTGGAAATGCTGCAGAAGAAAGTCGTAAGAAGATTAATTCCTGGGTGGAAAGCCAAACAAATG gaaaaatCAAGGATCTGTTTCCCGACGGCTCTCTCAGCTCCGCCATTCTGGTTCTGGTGAACGCAGTCTATTTCAAAGGGCAGTGGGACAAGAAATTTGATAAAAAAAGAACTGTGGAGGAAAAATTTTGGCTGAACAAG GATACCAGCAAATCCGTGCAGATGATGAGACAAACCAGTTTCTTTAATTTTACTGAAGTGGAGGACATGCAGGCCAAGATCCTGGAAGTGCCATACAATGGCAAAGATCTAAGCATGATGTTGCTGCTGCCAAATGAAGTGGATGGTCTGAAGAAG ctTGAAGATAAACTCACCACTGAGAAATTAATAGAGTGGACAAGCTCACAGAATATGAGAGAGAGCCTAGTGAATTTACATTTACCTCGGTTCAAAGTGGAAGAGAGCTATGACCTCAAGGACACGATGATATCCCTGGGGATGCTGGATGCCTTCAGTCCGCAGGACGCCGACTTCTCTGGCATGACTGGGAGCCGGGGTCTCGTGGTGTCTAAAATCCTACACAAGTCCTTTGTGGAGGTGAATGAGGAGGGCACAGAGGCTGCAGCTGCTACTGGCATAGTAACTAAACTTTCATCACCGCCAATTTACAGTTTCCACTGTGATCACCCTTTCCTGTTCTTCATCAAGCACAATAAGACCAACAGCATCCTCTTCTTGGGTAGAGTCTCTTCCCCTTAG